From Nitrospirota bacterium, a single genomic window includes:
- a CDS encoding cytochrome C: protein MAYGISLFKGVMPGKVAEPHVKVEEKCFECHAALGRSFQPKCVICHKEVGADLANTRGFHGKTDTAKCEVCHSEHKGRAFQLVTFDKKTFDHHKTEYPLAGKHLEVACDKCHQKPKFRETPRVCYRCHQDDDYHKGTLGKECEQCHVDTSWKEIRFDHDKTDFPLDGKHEPVKCEQCHTKELDVKQTPTACVACHKKADPHKDILGEKCESCHTDRDWKTSIIFNHDKTDYPLTGRHRDTKCLDCHKTPRLQETPQVCYTCHKKDDRHKGNLGMQCADCHTTADWKKFRFDHSKTRYPLVGKHVEVGCDQCHAGERYQNIPMECAGCHKADDPHKNKQFKNILGLKCETCHTERDWKKPTFDHNKTDFRLLDTHRETECLACHTTPKLDQTPTTCIGCHRKDDVHKDKLGNRCETCHDAKTWKKAPTFDHQKTEFPLRGKHEPVECKTCHRTQLFADTTKVCFECHKKDDDHKGKFGTKCERCHTDRTWERKDFDHRKETGYALQGAHGKVKCTECHIRPLFTTRTPTVCGVCHRNDDLHDGALGPRCDKCHTVVEFAIRR, encoded by the coding sequence ATGGCCTATGGCATCAGCCTGTTCAAGGGCGTGATGCCCGGTAAGGTGGCCGAGCCGCACGTCAAGGTCGAGGAGAAGTGCTTCGAGTGCCACGCCGCCCTGGGCAGGTCGTTCCAACCCAAGTGTGTCATCTGCCACAAAGAGGTCGGTGCAGACCTGGCGAACACGCGCGGGTTTCACGGGAAGACCGACACCGCCAAGTGCGAGGTCTGTCACAGCGAGCACAAGGGCCGCGCCTTCCAGTTGGTCACGTTCGATAAGAAAACATTCGACCACCATAAGACCGAGTACCCGCTTGCGGGCAAACACCTGGAGGTCGCGTGCGACAAATGCCATCAGAAGCCCAAATTTCGCGAGACTCCGCGGGTGTGCTACCGATGCCATCAGGACGACGACTACCACAAAGGCACGCTGGGAAAGGAATGCGAGCAGTGCCACGTCGATACCTCGTGGAAAGAAATCCGTTTTGACCACGACAAGACCGACTTCCCGCTCGACGGGAAGCATGAGCCGGTCAAGTGCGAGCAGTGTCATACCAAGGAGTTGGACGTCAAACAGACTCCTACCGCGTGCGTGGCGTGCCACAAGAAGGCCGACCCGCACAAGGACATCTTGGGCGAGAAGTGCGAATCGTGTCACACCGACCGGGATTGGAAAACATCGATCATCTTTAACCACGACAAGACGGACTACCCCCTGACGGGAAGGCACCGCGACACGAAATGTTTAGACTGTCACAAAACCCCCAGGCTCCAAGAAACTCCGCAGGTCTGCTACACCTGTCACAAGAAAGACGACCGTCACAAAGGGAATCTGGGCATGCAGTGTGCCGACTGCCATACCACTGCCGACTGGAAAAAGTTTCGCTTCGACCACTCCAAGACGCGCTATCCGCTCGTGGGGAAGCACGTCGAGGTCGGGTGCGATCAGTGTCACGCGGGCGAGCGGTACCAGAACATTCCGATGGAATGCGCTGGGTGTCACAAAGCCGATGACCCCCACAAGAACAAACAATTCAAGAATATCTTGGGCTTGAAGTGCGAGACGTGCCACACGGAACGCGACTGGAAGAAGCCGACCTTCGACCACAACAAGACCGACTTTCGGCTCCTCGACACACACCGCGAGACAGAGTGCCTTGCGTGTCACACCACGCCCAAACTGGACCAGACGCCGACCACGTGCATCGGCTGCCATCGCAAGGATGATGTACACAAGGACAAGCTCGGAAATCGCTGCGAGACCTGTCACGACGCCAAGACCTGGAAGAAGGCGCCGACCTTCGACCACCAGAAGACCGAATTTCCGCTCAGAGGCAAGCATGAGCCGGTCGAGTGTAAGACGTGCCATCGGACGCAACTGTTCGCCGATACGACGAAGGTCTGTTTTGAGTGCCACAAGAAGGACGACGACCACAAAGGGAAGTTCGGCACGAAGTGCGAGCGCTGCCATACCGACCGAACGTGGGAGCGGAAAGACTTCGATCATCGCAAGGAGACCGGCTACGCCCTGCAAGGAGCGCACGGGAAGGTCAAGTGCACGGAGTGCCACATCCGGCCGCTCTTCACGACCAGGACTCCGACCGTCTGCGGCGTTTGCCACCGCAACGACGACCTCCACGACGGGGCGCTCGGGCCGCGTTGCGACAAGTGCCACACGGTTGTCGAGTTCGCGATTAGGCGATAA
- the rpsI gene encoding 30S ribosomal protein S9, whose translation MAAPFSGTGRRKSAVARVILRPGNGMILINQRPYEEYFPRDAWKFQVRQPLEATSLMGRYDVSVNVAGGGLSGQAGAVRHGIARALLEVNGTLRPRLKADGLLSRDPRVKERKKYGQKGARRRFQFSKR comes from the coding sequence ATGGCCGCTCCATTCTCCGGAACCGGACGTCGCAAGAGCGCGGTCGCGCGGGTGATCCTTCGGCCGGGCAACGGGATGATTCTGATCAACCAGCGGCCCTACGAGGAATATTTCCCTCGCGACGCGTGGAAGTTCCAAGTGCGACAACCGCTTGAAGCCACCAGCCTGATGGGCCGGTACGACGTGTCCGTGAACGTCGCGGGCGGAGGGTTGAGCGGTCAGGCGGGCGCGGTCCGCCACGGCATTGCGCGCGCGCTGCTGGAGGTCAACGGGACCTTGAGGCCGCGGCTCAAAGCCGACGGACTGCTGAGTCGGGACCCGCGGGTCAAAGAGCGCAAGAAGTATGGGCAGAAGGGCGCCCGTCGGCGCTTCCAGTTTTCGAAACGGTAA
- a CDS encoding DUF4168 domain-containing protein → MTGRWLRNAFLAGWVIFALVGAAVAADPTNTMSELERYVRIQIEIGAAMKEFFSTMGPGAGSPPPSEREAMVAQIDQTVASILKKYGLTTEEYNARKREVFSDQDAVNAFLAQHPDLKAQWEALPFRGGGGHGRSRPPAE, encoded by the coding sequence ATGACCGGTCGGTGGTTACGCAACGCGTTTCTCGCGGGATGGGTGATCTTCGCGCTGGTTGGCGCCGCTGTCGCAGCCGATCCGACGAACACGATGTCGGAGTTGGAGCGCTATGTGCGGATTCAGATCGAGATCGGCGCCGCGATGAAGGAGTTTTTCTCCACCATGGGACCTGGGGCCGGCAGCCCGCCTCCCAGTGAGCGGGAGGCGATGGTGGCGCAGATCGATCAGACGGTCGCGAGTATCCTGAAGAAATACGGCCTCACCACCGAGGAGTACAACGCCCGCAAGCGCGAGGTGTTCAGCGATCAAGACGCCGTCAACGCGTTTTTGGCCCAGCACCCCGACCTGAAGGCCCAGTGGGAGGCCCTGCCGTTCAGGGGTGGCGGCGGGCACGGTCGTTCTCGACCGCCTGCGGAGTGA
- a CDS encoding YdcF family protein, producing the protein MSSFVYAAYKIVKIAVYPLSWILLLLVLALFGLWRGRRRLLQTCLVAALVLTYGLSLPPVARTLARTLEHRYPEPARIEKPPAKPWYDAVVVLAGGVSRRGGLRAEDQLQPASLERLLCGRSLVTQGLAPVLVLSGGNADPFADYTPEAEIMARTLQTFGPSPATIEIESRSRTTYENAVETKKLLGARVRIALVTSALHMPRAMALFKQHGFEPAAFPCGYLAGARESGIKEYLPDIRNLHHSTRAINEWVGLWLYDLAGKAASD; encoded by the coding sequence ATGTCCTCGTTCGTCTACGCCGCGTACAAGATCGTCAAAATCGCCGTCTACCCGCTGAGTTGGATTCTGCTGTTGCTGGTCCTCGCGCTGTTCGGGTTATGGCGCGGCCGCCGCCGATTGCTGCAAACCTGCCTGGTGGCGGCCCTGGTGCTGACGTACGGCCTGTCGCTCCCTCCAGTGGCCCGCACGCTGGCCCGCACGCTCGAGCACCGTTATCCCGAACCCGCCCGGATCGAAAAGCCGCCGGCCAAGCCTTGGTACGACGCGGTCGTGGTCCTCGCGGGAGGCGTCAGTCGACGGGGCGGCTTGCGCGCCGAGGACCAGCTCCAGCCGGCGTCGCTCGAACGGCTGCTCTGCGGTCGAAGCCTGGTGACGCAGGGCCTCGCGCCGGTGCTGGTGTTGTCCGGCGGCAACGCGGACCCGTTCGCCGATTACACCCCCGAAGCCGAGATCATGGCCCGCACGCTGCAGACGTTCGGGCCTTCGCCCGCGACGATCGAGATCGAATCCCGCTCCCGAACCACTTACGAAAACGCGGTGGAGACGAAGAAGCTCCTGGGGGCACGCGTGCGCATTGCCCTCGTCACGTCCGCCCTCCACATGCCGCGTGCGATGGCGCTGTTCAAACAGCATGGGTTTGAGCCCGCGGCGTTCCCCTGCGGATACCTCGCAGGCGCGCGCGAATCCGGGATCAAAGAATACCTTCCGGATATCCGGAACCTGCACCACAGCACGCGCGCGATCAACGAATGGGTGGGCTTGTGGCTCTACGACTTGGCAGGGAAGGCCGCGTCGGACTAG
- the rplM gene encoding 50S ribosomal protein L13 gives MSKTFSAKKADVKAAWHLVDADGQILGRLATQVAILLRGKHKAIFTPHVDTGDHVIVINADKVRLTGDKLRQKIYRRHSGYPGGLKEVSAGILLREKPERLVTLAINGMLPKNKLGKHLATKLRVYRGATHPHVAQAPQPFTLKTRQQGGA, from the coding sequence ATGAGCAAGACGTTTTCAGCGAAGAAGGCCGACGTGAAGGCGGCCTGGCACCTCGTGGACGCGGACGGCCAGATTTTGGGACGGCTGGCCACGCAGGTGGCGATTTTACTGCGGGGCAAACACAAGGCGATTTTCACCCCGCACGTGGACACCGGCGATCACGTGATCGTGATCAACGCCGACAAGGTCCGGCTGACCGGCGACAAATTGCGGCAAAAAATCTATCGCCGCCACAGCGGGTATCCCGGGGGGCTCAAGGAAGTGTCGGCCGGCATCCTGCTCCGAGAGAAACCGGAGCGGCTCGTGACCCTGGCGATCAACGGCATGCTCCCCAAGAATAAACTCGGGAAACACTTGGCCACCAAGCTGCGCGTGTACCGGGGCGCGACGCACCCGCACGTGGCGCAGGCCCCTCAACCGTTCACGCTCAAGACCCGCCAGCAAGGAGGCGCATAA